Proteins encoded within one genomic window of Pseudomonadota bacterium:
- a CDS encoding Tm-1-like ATP-binding domain-containing protein → MKKIVILGILDTKGQQLMYLKERIEARGQKSVMMDISMGDIPAF, encoded by the coding sequence ATGAAAAAGATAGTCATACTCGGGATCCTTGATACAAAGGGACAACAGTTAATGTATCTAAAAGAGAGGATTGAAGCACGAGGACAAAAATCTGTAATGATGGACATAAGTATGGGGGACATCCCCGCCTTTTGA